Proteins encoded together in one Musa acuminata AAA Group cultivar baxijiao chromosome BXJ3-6, Cavendish_Baxijiao_AAA, whole genome shotgun sequence window:
- the LOC135639770 gene encoding alpha-ketoglutarate-dependent dioxygenase alkB-like isoform X2 — MYGVEASGAETERTAFRRAEKRKQPVVNRTDLSDVIDFLAVLESFERDGGTPEGIYRFECPGFALPIFCLKDRPGFYFIPCALTIEEQCYWIRQSLISFPQPPNRTNHTAIYGPISDLLTAVQNKKILVEAENSNVSLVDNNMLAPRYIFSETSLDTHVEGHDSCKSVSASVLLRKLRWSTLGLQFDWSKRNYDVSLPHNKIPNDLCLLAKKMAVPAMSSGEEFQPEAAIVNYFSPSDMLGGHLDDMEADWSKPIVSISLGCKAIFLLGGKSREDMPVSMFLRSGDIILMAGQARECFHGVPRIFIDDEHAENSDLLSQFSGEDDRCFMDYIKSSRININIRQVN; from the exons ATGTACGGCGTCGAGGCGAGCGGGGCGGAAACCGAGCGGACCGCCTTCCGGCGGGCGGAGAAACG GAAGCAACCGGTTGTGAACCGGACCGATCTCTCGGACGTCATCGATTTCCTTGCGGTCCTTGAATCCTTCGAACGCGACGGAGGTACTCCGGAGGGTATCTACAGATTCGAGTGCCCGGGTTTTGCTCTTCCAATCTTTTGCCTCAAAGATCGACCAG GATTTTATTTTATTCCATGTGCATTGACTATTGAAGAACAGTGCTACTGGATCAGGCAGAGTTTGATTAGCTTTCCTCAGCCTCCTAACAGAACAAACCATACAGCTATTTATGGCCCAATTTCTGACTTATTAACTGCTGTTCAAAACAAGAAGATTTTGGTGGAAGCAGAAAATTCAAACGTGAGTCTGGTTGACAACAATATGCTTGCACCTAGATATATCTTTTCAGAAACAAGTCTTGATACACATGTAGAGGGGCATGATTCATGCAAATCAGTTTCAGCATCAGTTCTCCTAAGAAAACTGCGTTGGAGTACCCTTGGCCTACAGTTTGACTGGTCTAAG CGCAACTATGATGTATCTCTCCCTCATAACAAGATACCAAATGATTTATGTCTTCTTGCCAAGAAGATGGCAGTACCAGCCATGTCATCAGGGGAAGAATTCCAGCCCGAAGCTGCAATAGTGAACTATTTTAGTCCAA GTgacatgcttggtggtcatcttgaTGACATGGAAGCGGATTGGAGTAAGCCTATTGTAAGCATAAG CCTGGGGTGCAAAGCTATTTTTCTTCTTGGGGGAAAATCTAGAGAGGATATGCCTGTTTCCATGTTCCTTCGTAGTGGAGACATCATACTTATGGCTGGGCAAGCAAGAGAATGCTTCCATG GAGTTCCTCGGATCTTCATAGACGACGAGCATGCAGAGAATTCTGATCTGTTGTCACAATTTTCGGGTGAAGATGATCGCTGCTTCATGGATTACATAAAAAGCTCAAGAATAAATATCAATATCAGACAGGTCAACTAG
- the LOC135639770 gene encoding alpha-ketoglutarate-dependent dioxygenase alkB-like isoform X1, protein MYGVEASGAETERTAFRRAEKRYKLYKSQPPRSRKQPVVNRTDLSDVIDFLAVLESFERDGGTPEGIYRFECPGFALPIFCLKDRPGFYFIPCALTIEEQCYWIRQSLISFPQPPNRTNHTAIYGPISDLLTAVQNKKILVEAENSNVSLVDNNMLAPRYIFSETSLDTHVEGHDSCKSVSASVLLRKLRWSTLGLQFDWSKRNYDVSLPHNKIPNDLCLLAKKMAVPAMSSGEEFQPEAAIVNYFSPSDMLGGHLDDMEADWSKPIVSISLGCKAIFLLGGKSREDMPVSMFLRSGDIILMAGQARECFHGVPRIFIDDEHAENSDLLSQFSGEDDRCFMDYIKSSRININIRQVN, encoded by the exons ATGTACGGCGTCGAGGCGAGCGGGGCGGAAACCGAGCGGACCGCCTTCCGGCGGGCGGAGAAACGGTACAAGCTCTACAAATCTCAGCCTCCCAGATCCCG GAAGCAACCGGTTGTGAACCGGACCGATCTCTCGGACGTCATCGATTTCCTTGCGGTCCTTGAATCCTTCGAACGCGACGGAGGTACTCCGGAGGGTATCTACAGATTCGAGTGCCCGGGTTTTGCTCTTCCAATCTTTTGCCTCAAAGATCGACCAG GATTTTATTTTATTCCATGTGCATTGACTATTGAAGAACAGTGCTACTGGATCAGGCAGAGTTTGATTAGCTTTCCTCAGCCTCCTAACAGAACAAACCATACAGCTATTTATGGCCCAATTTCTGACTTATTAACTGCTGTTCAAAACAAGAAGATTTTGGTGGAAGCAGAAAATTCAAACGTGAGTCTGGTTGACAACAATATGCTTGCACCTAGATATATCTTTTCAGAAACAAGTCTTGATACACATGTAGAGGGGCATGATTCATGCAAATCAGTTTCAGCATCAGTTCTCCTAAGAAAACTGCGTTGGAGTACCCTTGGCCTACAGTTTGACTGGTCTAAG CGCAACTATGATGTATCTCTCCCTCATAACAAGATACCAAATGATTTATGTCTTCTTGCCAAGAAGATGGCAGTACCAGCCATGTCATCAGGGGAAGAATTCCAGCCCGAAGCTGCAATAGTGAACTATTTTAGTCCAA GTgacatgcttggtggtcatcttgaTGACATGGAAGCGGATTGGAGTAAGCCTATTGTAAGCATAAG CCTGGGGTGCAAAGCTATTTTTCTTCTTGGGGGAAAATCTAGAGAGGATATGCCTGTTTCCATGTTCCTTCGTAGTGGAGACATCATACTTATGGCTGGGCAAGCAAGAGAATGCTTCCATG GAGTTCCTCGGATCTTCATAGACGACGAGCATGCAGAGAATTCTGATCTGTTGTCACAATTTTCGGGTGAAGATGATCGCTGCTTCATGGATTACATAAAAAGCTCAAGAATAAATATCAATATCAGACAGGTCAACTAG
- the LOC103988651 gene encoding protein indeterminate-domain 16, whose translation MEEDDQRELRLLLSSSTRPPSHAPKSSAGTDTSDHPLLDLNLSMSISTLQPSATEESHGYARSLQLLKQQTAEQIRLAAVENAYAEQIRELTRRELELAEQEFARAQLVWERAREEVKKAERMKEIATRRINSACLEITCYSCHQRFRP comes from the coding sequence ATGGAAGAGGATGATCAAAGAGAACTGCGGCTGCTACTCTCCTCCTCCACCCGACCTCCCTCTCATGCACCAAAGTCCTCGGCTGGAACGGACACATCTGACCATCCGCTACTTGATCTTAATCTGTCAATGAGTATCAGCACACTGCAGCCATCTGCGACTGAGGAATCCCACGGCTATGCGAGGAGTCTGCAACTATTGAAGCAACAAACTGCAGAGCAGATCCGACTTGCAGCTGTAGAGAATGCTTATGCTGAACAGATAAGAGAGCTGACAAGGAGGGAGCTAGAGTTGGCTGAGCAAGAGTTTGCCCGTGCTCAGCTGGTCTGGGAGCGAGCCAGAGAAGAGGTGAAGAAGgccgagaggatgaaggagatagCCACCAGGAGGATCAACTCTGCATGTTTGGAGATCACTTGCTACAGTTGCCACCAACGGTTCCGGCCGTAG